The genomic segment ATGATATATAACGATGATAATGGATGGAGATATGATAATAATTAGTATTTAATACGTTATAAAAATATTTTAAATCTTATGTATATAGAAGTTATTTTCTATATGTATAAGATTTTTTTTCGGATTTACATATTTATAATTAGGTGCTGGAATAAACTTCAAATATAAAACATAGTATAAAGTAGAGTAACTAAAGGAGGAATAAGAGATGAATTTTTTACTTACTAAGCTAAATGATACTTTTAGGGATAAGAAAGCCTATTTTTTCATTGTACTGATAATGTTTTGTTTAGGAATATCTTTTGGGCTTTACACTGTTAAATATATGGGGGAATCAGATAAAACGGATTTAACAAATTATTTTTTTAGTTTTACTAATTCTATAGGTAGCCATCCTATTAATTATGGAAATTTATTATTCGAGGTTATAAAGAAAAATATACTAATTATTATACCTATATTTATATTAGGTTTAACTTTTTTTGGAGCTCCTGTAATATTAATTTTGGACTTATTAAAAGGTTTTACATTAGGGTATACTTTTTCTTTCATGATAACTACGTTTCAAGGAAAAGGGATTGGACTAGCCTTAGTATCTATTGTTCCTCAGAATTTAATATATATTCCATGTTTTATAGCATTAAGTGTTATTAGTTTATCTATGTCTGCAGAAAGGTTTAAGGGAAGATTTTTCAAACATGGAAAGATAAAAGATCCTTTTCTAGATGGTGTATTAAATAAATTAATTGTAATCCTAATATTATTTGTAATAGGTATATTAGTTGAAACTTATATATCACCGTCTCTGATAAGATTTGTGGCTAATAAATTCTATTTATAAAACAAAAGATGATTTTAAATAAGGAAGGAAAAATGACGATTTGGTCGAATGCTAATCATAATCAATGGTATAGGAGTTAATAATGATAAATAGTATAAATAATTATAAAAATTATTTGTTTGAGAGTGGTAAAAGTGAGAATACTATATATGCATATGTAACAGATGTTAGTCTCTATCTAAAATTCTTAAATAGAAAAAAGATAGATTTATATGAAAGTGATAAATCAACAGTTATGTCATATATACAAAATCTCACTAATCAAGGAAAATCAGAAAGATCTATAAATAG from the Clostridium beijerinckii genome contains:
- the spoIIM gene encoding stage II sporulation protein M — encoded protein: MNFLLTKLNDTFRDKKAYFFIVLIMFCLGISFGLYTVKYMGESDKTDLTNYFFSFTNSIGSHPINYGNLLFEVIKKNILIIIPIFILGLTFFGAPVILILDLLKGFTLGYTFSFMITTFQGKGIGLALVSIVPQNLIYIPCFIALSVISLSMSAERFKGRFFKHGKIKDPFLDGVLNKLIVILILFVIGILVETYISPSLIRFVANKFYL